The stretch of DNA GCAGACAACATTTAATGTTGAAATTGGCAAATTTGACGTAATTTTCAGACGACCCGTTTTATACGCGTATTCACACGgacaaggggctctataaatagagtcCCCCCTCATTCTGAAAACATCCatttttcgagttttctctcattttatagaatttgagtatttagttgtataatatttatgaggtgttttgttctcctgtattaaaaaagtgtgttctctttggaaaaaCAGTGAGTGTGTTGtataccataaaatattatagtgaaattcttttcatcttgcccgtggtttttaccctaataattgtAAGGGTTTTTCaagtaaatctcggtgtccagtttattctttattttcatatttattatctcaaattactcCACGTGAGACCAAcacacatgtatatatatatatatatataatattaatgtgTTGGGATTgatttgatgtattttattattttggcacaaaAAGATGGACATGGAAAATGGAAGACGTAAATTCATGTTAGAATATGCGAGGAAGAATCCCACCCTTTCCTTTTCGCAATAATTCATATGATATATATAGAGACAAGAATCAACGAATGAGATTCGACCACGCGGTCGAATAAAATGAGAACTTATCTGAATTAGTAGAGGAGCTTCTAGTTCAGACACAGTGACTCGATTCAATCATTTTAGCACAAACTTGTTATACGTGAATCATATGTGTAATCGAGTAACTTAATTTAACTACATATTTCGCcccctaaaaaaaaaaactacataTTCtgcaaataataatattattattttttgtttcttttgattGAAAAAGGTCTTTCAGTTATCGGAAAAAAAACTTTGTTTAAACTCCAAACACATAAGTCGAGTTGATTTTTGATCGAGTCGCTATCGAGTTGTGCATGAAGCACTCAGACTCTCTTGCCTCCTTAGTTATGCTAAAACATGGTTCCATAGATTAGCAGGGATAGACGCCATTCACgatttaatcaaaagtaatcgaTACGATTAACGCCGTTTTTTTATATGTGAGTTAAACTTGATTGAATTCGGTTTTGAGTTCTGCAAATTTTttcgaagaaaatattttatgcaggGTTAAGTTTGTGTTTGATGATTTGAATTTCCTCAATATCTAGATCAGTTAAATTAGTTCAATCAATTAGCTGGGTTATTATAATTTTTGGTTTAATAGATAACCAAAAGGACAAAATATTTACATTATACCATAAAAAGTTGCAAAAATGTAGTCCATATATTCGAATGATCTCGGGCTTACATTTTATAACGTGGATTGGGCTTTTAGGTTGTTAACGGATGGAGATAATATAATTTTAGAtcacttttaattattttttaaataattcaaaataattaaattaaggagATAATAGTGTTtgacacaaatattttttatgcgTGGTGCAGGTGTGCCAGGTCTCAATTGACACAAATTTGTTAGACAAAAActtttgtaagacggtctcactggtcgtattttgtgatatagatattttatttgggtcatccatgaaaaaatattattttttatgataagaatattacttttgattgtgaatatcggcagggttgacccgtctcacggataaagattcgtgagaccgtcttacaagagacccaCTCAATTTGTTAACATAGGAAAGAAATCTAACTCTGATCCAAACAACACGAATATCCGACTCGGTTGTTAGTTATAGTGTCTTTAGATTTAGATGTCAAGAAACTAAGCATTCAAACAAAGTTAATGACGGAAAATTGGTTCGCAAATGACTTGAACTATAATAAACATGAAAATTGGTGTGTTTCTCTTTTATTTAATCTTTTCGAACTATCTTCATAATCGTTGAGTCACGTCCTCGATTACTCTGATTATTTGTCACTCAAAATTTAAAACCACACATATTCCATTAGGCATGAAAAATGTAAGAAACATATCCGTGCACATACATTATTCGATTTGCGTGCAAAAACGGCCTAGTAATCTTATAAAGAATTCGATATTAttgatgagcatgttaatcataGCCAACAATTGGTTCCTAAATgagcttttatttaatttggaCACAACAATAAtgattttttcttcaaatgaATTGAGTATTTAAGGAAAATGGGTTAATGGACTTTAGGGTTAATTTTCTCGATGATaaattcattattattttttagtttgtttaaaaaataaattatcttTGGGGTCTTAGTGCAAGGGGAAAAAAAATATGGGGGTAACATGTTACTTAACATAATTGCAGATTCATCCACAAACCAAGTTTCATGTTGCCCGTCATTCGTAAATTAGGAATTTAGGACAAACCCCTATTTCTTGCTCTAAAGAAACTGATATTTTAATCCTTGATTGTAGTGAATCATTGAGATGAGAAGGCAAGGGCATTACGGCGGTGACCCGGGCGGCGTGGGCCACCAGACATACGGTGCCGCCGCCGCTCAATTGCATCAGCAGCAGCATCCAAACAGCAAGTCTGGATATTACCAGGGGCGTCACGAAGATCAGCAGTCTCTTGGAGAGAATGAGGGTCGCCAGAGGCATCAAAATGAAAATCAATGGAGATGGGAAAGAGACGGTGGCCAGCCTAAATTGCCTCAAACTGCGATGTCTCCCACCGCACCGTTCGCCGAAGGCAAGTTTTATATGCCCAAAGTCATTTCGTTCAAATGTTGTAAAGTGATTGTCCCAATATAAATAGGAATTTTGTTAGTTTAATTTTTAGGTCTGCTCAAGATCATCATTTGCTAAATCTTATGTGGGATAGTTACATTTTTGGCAGTGTACCGCTTGGCCGAGcttgcctttttttttttttggtgagcGTATAAATGAaaagataatcaaatttaatctTTCCCgcaatttttctctttttcagcATATTGTATGCCAACAGTTTATGAGCAAAATATGGTTATAATGATGCGGATGGTTTCAGTTTTACTATAATATATGTTGTGTTTTGCCAGCATGAACTTTTATACCATGATGATGGATAGGAGCTGGGAGTGGCTTCTATCCCTGCTTAttgctcaatttttttttctaatgcGTGAGCATCCGATTACTAAGGTCCAATTTCTGTCcatgtttgtgtgtgtgagagagatAGAGAGAACCTGTTACACCCTACTAAAAGCAGCATCAGTTTTAATATGGATTTCATTGCATTTCATACATGTGCAAAATCTAAATTCTCATTGAGACTTTGACCAGATACACGGCATTAAATAATTTCAGTACTTTACTTTTTTTTTCGATGCTGCTTGGGTTGGTAATCCGAGGTTTTTCGGTTTCTTTATCATCCAATCAATTGAAGATCAGGGATATGGAACAACAGCGTACTTTAATACTGTTCTGTAGGTGCATGATACAGCATATTCACTCTTAAACTTACAGACGTGCATTCGTGAACTGACAGTTGCTAAGTGCAACTCATGTGCACTTCGTGAACTGACAGTTTCTAAGTGCGCAGATGTTCACCTGTTCTGTTGTTTGTCTTTCTAGTTGTAGAAATGGTCCCAAGTGTAAGACTCTGAAGTCCCTGATAAACCAGCATGTTGAATTTATGGCTTAACCTATGATGCATAAAATGAAGGACACTGATATGATAACTTGGATACGAAATAtggcaattaaaaaaaaaaaaatatgacaaTGAGATGTTTTGATCTTTTTCTTTATGTATATACATATTCATAATATGATTGTGTGTATCTAAGAACAATTTATGATTACCTTATTACCATTGGATTGAAATGCAATAATCAATaagctttaaaattttaaaagtagcGTCCACAATATTCGATATAGTTTGGGTGATGATCGCCACTTGCCAGAATATTATAGTTGACCTTGTCAGTTATAGACTACAGTATTCTCATAGTTTTTAGTATTAACACATCCAATAAAGATTTTGATGGGTATCTATATTATTGATAAGCTGATGTGGTGTGGGATAATATTTAGGAGTGTCTGGCCTCATAGAGCTTAACTATCCTGGTTGAAATCATGGAAGCCATGAGTAAAATTAGCTTATCGGTAAGTTCTGTAATGTCCTCTTCTTTGTTTTGATGAGTACTTAGCATGTTAGAAGTTGCTGGCAAACTTACCTAACACTCAGTTCAACCGGTAGAACACACCATTCATCAGAGATTGAAGAGCCTATTTGGACTCGAACGTATTTTGTTGAACTGCCTGTCTAGTGGGAAGTGCAAATGCCATATTCACCTTATTGTACGTACATGAATACAAATAAGTTGAATATTCATTAAACAGTAGTTCTGAAACCATAAAAATGAACACTGAGTGAGATCTGCGACTGTCTAGTTCTGTGGTAACCTGAAATTCATCAGTGCAAAAAAGGGTTATGATACAAGCCACTTCCAGAATTGTACATCTCCATCCACtgtgataaaaaaattcaactaaATGGATCTGTCATGTCTGAAGTTCCTTTGGTTTGAGAGGGTTCAACTTGATGGCTTTCTTACAAATAAGCTATTGACTTTACAGGAAATATGAAACTTCAGGGTGCTAACTTAAGCTGATTGATTTTTTACTCTGATCACAATTGAGAGTGTTGTCGTAGAGGGGTTACTGTATTTGGAACAGAAACAAAAATTGTTCTCTGAAATTCTAGCGGTACTAGATTCTGTAGAAGCTCTGCTCGTTATTTTATTGACAATGATGTCGTGACAGGTGagatttttcttattattcTCTACTGAGTACTGAAAGTGCAACAGGACGATATTTTTGAACCATAACTTCTGTTATCTTGTATTGCTTCTTTCTAGTATTCTTGTTGGAATCACTATGATTTATCTTTCTACTCTTATATCGTATGTCTGATCCTTTGGTTTATCTAATCTGGAGAAAAGGCAGGTTTTGATGTCAAATGAATATGTGAAAACTGGTAAACTGGTTTCCTCTCTTGGTGTCACTGAGGTCTGTGGATGTCTGTACAAATTTTTCATGTGTAGCAAATGATCTTCTAGATGTACCTACATAATATTTTCGTTAAATATTTGAAGAAATAAGCTATCTGAGGAATTATATACTCCTTTATGCCTAACATCCACTTGTTGCCAATGACAACCTTGCACCTCCTCCACCTTGTTACCCCCAGAGGCCATTAGATAATGAAATAAGAACGAAGAGAAGGCTTTCATTCTTTCCTAAATTGTCTTACATCGGGGCCTTTTTTTTAGGTAAAGGGCGTGAGCGTGAAGCACCTAGAACCTATTACCAGGGTCAGAGGCCAGATCCTCGAATTCCATTTGAGAAGCAAGGTGGTGGGGATCCCAGATCTCAGCCCCGTGAAGAGGATATGGACATAGGCTATGAAGATAATCGCACCATACAGAGTTTTGATGGTCTTGAGCAGATATTCTTAGACGATATCATGAAACTGAGCAAGGAACAAAATGATGCAGAGGATGCGGAAAATGCTAGGCACAGAGAGGTTTGTTTTGGATTTTCTTTAGTTGAGCCATTGTTTTGGACTGATTTCCAAATAAACTTCCTTAATCCTGGCTGAACAGAATACTAGACTTGagtttttcctctttttttctGTTTATCCTCCGATCATATTTTCCATGAATTGAAACTGGATACTTAGGATTTTATCACCACGACAGAGCAGTTAGTTAATTTTGTTAATGATTGATGACACCTCTTCTCAAATTAATCATCATAATAATCTAACAGTAGGCTTGATTCTCCGGCCATTACGTGATCTAAGACCTGTTACAAATTGACTTTTATTGTTTTCACATTTCTAATCTCAGCCAACAAGAAAACATTCTTACAATTTTGTGTTCTTTGTTGAAAAGCTGACTATCTTGGGTCTTGAGTTGACATCTATGGACGAATTATTATCAGCATCAATATTTCATAACTATACGAACTACACCATGTTTAACACAACTAGAAGTTGGTTGCATTGGCTTTTTGGTGTGTAGAttagtatttattcttgacagtCCATTTGGATACTTCTAGTTGGCTGTATAGAAATATACTACTTTCCTAGAATCCTAATGTCATGGGCTCCTCGGCCAAGTTTTGAATAAATGAGATAATTCTCATATTTATGATTGTGAGATAAGATatgctaatattttatttttgtttaggatatgatgattttttattttgtttaggatAAAGTGGTCTTTTATTTTGATTAGGGATAATATTATCTCTTGCTAGCGCTCTCTTTTATATTATTGGATTGAATCAATAAAAAGCTAAgcataaattttattaaaaggcTAGTGCTAAAAGATCATGGGGTTCTCTTTAACTAGCCTTAAACTCAAGAAATCGAGAAGTTATCTCCTAACGATCCTCAAATTCACAATAGACAACCCCATGATAATCTTATTCATGTTAATTTTGGCCCTATAAATAATAGAGCTTACAAGATCAAATTGgaaatcaaatccctaaaaatCCTATAGATTTAGATGATTCCAagtctttttattcaaatgaaaaGATAGCTTAGAATCCTAAAATAAGCTCCCGAGTTATGGATCTCGTCTCGTTATGGGGAGGTTAATGAGTTTAAGATGGAAATTCAGGCTCGTTTTAGAAGATAACCTCACAATCTCGGAAATGATTTGAGACTCGCTAAAAATACTCACGATTTTTTAGTACTAggcttttaagaaaatttatgcTTTCACTTTTATCGATTCAATCCATAGTTGTTGCGCCCTATAGCACAAATGTTGCCCGTGACTATAGTGCATACGCGATGTCTATTTGAAAGTAAAGCGGCACAAGCATATAAATCCGACAGTGCGATGTCCGGCGGTCGACAATGCGATGTCCGGCGATAGAAGCGGTTGAAAATTGTAGGGTTTAGTTACGGCTTGGAGAAGTGGAGAAGAATGAGTTAGAAGACGATACACATCAACGTTGATTTCATAGTCCTAAAAATTGTGCAAAATGAGCCAAAAAATTgtgcattattttttaaaaaagtgtcCTTACGCTTTTCTTTCCTATAGCGCCGCAATCGCCTCAACGCTATTTAGTTGACAGGGACGATAGCGCTTGCTATGTGGAAGTGTTGTGCGCGTAGCGCTATGTAGCCATGGGGCTCCGCTACGCACTATAGCTAGCGCCACTATAGCTAGCGCTACACTTGCTATTGACAACTATGATTCAATCAAACAATACATAAAAGAATGTACATAAGAGATAATGTTATGgctaaccaaaataaaatatcactttATCCTAACCAAAATAATATATCACAATAtcctaactaaaaataaaagattAATTTATCCTAACTCACAATCCTAAATATGAGTTTTATCCCATTTATTCAAGACTTAGCTAGAATAAAAGATAAGGATTAAATAAAAGT from Primulina tabacum isolate GXHZ01 chromosome 3, ASM2559414v2, whole genome shotgun sequence encodes:
- the LOC142539232 gene encoding uncharacterized protein LOC142539232, which encodes MRRQGHYGGDPGGVGHQTYGAAAAQLHQQQHPNSKSGYYQGRHEDQQSLGENEGRQRHQNENQWRWERDGGQPKLPQTAMSPTAPFAEGKGREREAPRTYYQGQRPDPRIPFEKQGGGDPRSQPREEDMDIGYEDNRTIQSFDGLEQIFLDDIMKLSKEQNDAEDAENARHRERLNVINEKYQEQLVALRGQHANLKEEFLRRESQARKLQYDQIATEQYPKSVMGPGDPRGYNAGHTPTGEQHRAYNSDYYDSSSRERGRFQGNNRDHGFEPRVPYPRGRAYDTGPHHY